The Microlunatus antarcticus genome window below encodes:
- a CDS encoding aminotransferase class V-fold PLP-dependent enzyme, protein MSVTLDLKTPVPLALADGSPAASAWVLDPSLRHLNHGSFGAVPRVALDRQREAQAEMERAPVAWFPGLPLRVAGARARIAPWLRVDPQRLALVPNASGGASVVFNSVTLSPGAEILVTDHGYGAVTMGAARLAQRAGGSLRTAEVPLAAEADEAAAAVLAAVTDRTELIVIDHITSPTARRMPVAAICAAARERGITTLVDGAHAPLLLEDPVAEADADFWVGNLHKFGTAPRGSAVLVARPGPADLAYPLIDSWGGDLDFPERFDHQGTLDLTSWLAAPVALDFVEEAFGWDRVRRYTTELADWAQELLTAAMTEAFGVDCRARVGMPVGPIRLVGLPDGLVAGQLGGNALRDRMLAEAGMETAFTSFDGRGYLRLSAHAYNTPADYLDLVERGIPLLQRWAGEASPEPPTVNPEERREQ, encoded by the coding sequence ATGTCCGTCACGCTCGACCTGAAGACGCCCGTGCCGCTCGCGCTGGCGGACGGCTCTCCCGCGGCGTCGGCCTGGGTGCTGGACCCCTCGCTCCGACACCTGAACCACGGGTCCTTCGGGGCGGTCCCGCGGGTGGCCCTCGACCGCCAGCGCGAGGCCCAGGCCGAGATGGAGCGCGCTCCGGTGGCCTGGTTCCCCGGCCTGCCCCTTCGCGTCGCCGGGGCCCGCGCCCGGATCGCCCCCTGGCTGAGGGTCGACCCCCAGCGGCTGGCCCTGGTGCCGAACGCGAGCGGCGGAGCCAGCGTCGTCTTCAACAGCGTCACGCTCTCCCCGGGCGCCGAGATCCTGGTGACCGACCACGGCTACGGCGCGGTGACCATGGGCGCCGCGAGACTGGCCCAGAGGGCCGGAGGTTCGCTCCGCACGGCCGAGGTGCCCCTGGCCGCCGAGGCCGACGAGGCGGCGGCCGCCGTCCTCGCCGCGGTCACCGACCGGACCGAGCTGATCGTGATCGACCACATCACCTCGCCGACGGCCCGCCGGATGCCGGTCGCGGCGATCTGCGCCGCCGCGCGCGAGCGGGGCATCACCACGCTGGTCGACGGGGCGCACGCGCCGCTGCTGCTCGAGGACCCGGTCGCGGAGGCCGACGCGGACTTCTGGGTGGGCAACCTCCACAAGTTCGGCACGGCCCCCCGCGGCAGCGCCGTCCTGGTCGCCCGACCGGGGCCCGCGGACCTCGCGTACCCGCTGATCGACTCGTGGGGCGGGGACCTGGACTTCCCGGAACGCTTCGACCACCAGGGGACGCTCGACCTGACCAGCTGGCTCGCGGCCCCGGTGGCGCTGGACTTCGTCGAGGAGGCGTTCGGCTGGGACCGGGTCCGGCGCTACACCACCGAGCTGGCGGACTGGGCGCAGGAGCTGCTGACCGCGGCGATGACCGAGGCCTTCGGCGTCGACTGCCGGGCCCGGGTCGGGATGCCGGTCGGTCCGATCCGGCTGGTGGGTCTCCCGGACGGTCTGGTCGCCGGGCAGCTCGGGGGCAACGCGCTGCGCGACCGGATGCTCGCCGAGGCGGGCATGGAGACCGCCTTCACCTCTTTCGACGGTCGCGGCTACCTGCGGTTGTCGGCGCACGCCTACAACACCCCCGCGGACTACCTCGACCTCGTCGAACGAGGCATCCCGCTGCTCCAGCGCTGGGCCGGCGAAGCCAGCCCCGAACCTCCGACCGTCAACCCCGAAGAAAGAAGAGAGCAGTGA
- a CDS encoding ABC transporter substrate-binding protein, whose protein sequence is MKRRQFVLGAASLAGAAVVGLPGCSSAGSGSSGGSGSVTLQMVESLTNPARSEVLKKLLGEFEAANPGIKVQLISPPTEQADQKIQQMLQSGSGADVLEVRDLTVGPFSNNGWLYDMSGDVAKWAGFADLTEQAQKYSKQNDGKTYFIPYGFYGLSLFYRTDLIKEAGFSAPPKSWDELLTQAAAIQDPTKNRYGYAFRGGKNGSGNVVAAIEAYVGDTIDRENAFKIKGGQSIFAAPEAQAAVDAYFDLFRKASPPSSVAWGYPEMVEGFNNGSTAFLLQDPEVIATVSASKVLKADQWNTAPLLTGPSGKAAQPVATSGWGIAESSKNKEAAVKLVEFLSGEASTVFAKENSLVPIQKKAGDDEFYKTGPWASYVTMTKAPDTYLTVVQPRGVTWWTEWSTKADNEVQQVLINKLSTADLLKSWDAYWLKKWQG, encoded by the coding sequence GTGAAGCGTAGACAGTTCGTCCTTGGCGCAGCGTCCCTGGCCGGAGCGGCCGTCGTCGGGCTGCCCGGCTGCTCGAGCGCGGGCTCGGGCTCCTCGGGAGGCAGCGGGTCCGTCACGCTGCAGATGGTCGAGAGCCTGACCAACCCCGCCCGCTCCGAGGTGCTGAAGAAGCTGCTCGGCGAGTTCGAGGCGGCGAACCCCGGGATCAAGGTGCAGCTGATCTCGCCCCCCACCGAGCAGGCCGACCAGAAGATCCAGCAGATGCTGCAGTCCGGCAGCGGTGCCGACGTGCTCGAGGTGCGCGACCTGACCGTCGGACCGTTCAGCAACAACGGCTGGCTCTACGACATGAGCGGAGACGTCGCGAAGTGGGCCGGCTTCGCCGACCTCACCGAGCAGGCTCAGAAGTACTCGAAGCAGAACGACGGCAAGACCTACTTCATCCCCTACGGCTTCTACGGGCTCAGCCTCTTCTACCGCACGGACCTGATCAAGGAGGCGGGCTTCAGCGCGCCGCCGAAGAGCTGGGACGAGCTGCTGACCCAGGCCGCCGCGATCCAGGACCCGACCAAGAACCGGTACGGCTACGCGTTCCGGGGTGGCAAGAACGGGAGCGGCAACGTGGTCGCGGCCATCGAGGCGTACGTCGGCGACACCATCGACCGGGAGAACGCCTTCAAGATCAAGGGCGGCCAGTCGATCTTCGCGGCACCCGAGGCGCAGGCCGCCGTGGACGCGTACTTCGACCTGTTCCGCAAGGCGTCCCCGCCCTCGTCGGTGGCCTGGGGCTACCCGGAGATGGTGGAGGGGTTCAACAACGGTTCGACGGCCTTCCTGCTGCAGGATCCCGAGGTGATCGCGACGGTCTCGGCGTCGAAGGTGCTCAAGGCCGACCAGTGGAACACCGCTCCCCTGCTGACCGGCCCCTCGGGCAAGGCGGCGCAGCCGGTGGCGACGTCGGGCTGGGGCATCGCGGAGTCCAGCAAGAACAAGGAGGCCGCGGTCAAGCTCGTGGAGTTCCTGTCGGGCGAGGCCTCGACGGTGTTCGCCAAGGAGAACAGCCTGGTGCCCATCCAGAAGAAGGCCGGCGACGACGAGTTCTACAAGACCGGGCCGTGGGCGTCGTACGTGACCATGACCAAGGCTCCGGACACCTACCTGACCGTGGTCCAGCCGCGGGGCGTGACCTGGTGGACCGAGTGGTCGACCAAGGCCGACAACGAGGTGCAGCAGGTCCTGATCAACAAGCTCTCCACGGCCGACCTGCTCAAGAGCTGGGACGCCTACTGGCTCAAGAAGTGGCAGGGCTGA
- a CDS encoding carbohydrate ABC transporter permease: MAVTDQASRPSQRPAAERSSPAPPRRKRQLTIRRGLGVLAFLAPALVFVVIFTYYPLVRGSEMAFKQWNLYDLRNTPFVGLANFKTLLANPTFYTVLLHSVVWVVGSIVPQLLIGFGLALLLRRHFRFRGIYQALVFFPWAVSGFLIGILFRWMFNGEFGVFNDLLRKAGLIDTNIAWLADPTLAMFSVIVANVWYGVTFFTIMILAALQSVPDETLEAAALDGANKVQTLFHIMIPFIRTTLLLTVLLRVIWVFNFPEIIYGMTGGGPAEQTHIVTSWMINFTQAGDYGLASALGLIVVAVLVLFTTFYLLALRDRDA; encoded by the coding sequence ATGGCCGTCACCGACCAGGCCAGCCGACCGAGCCAGCGGCCGGCGGCCGAGCGCTCCTCGCCGGCACCACCGCGACGCAAGCGCCAGTTGACGATCCGCCGGGGGCTCGGCGTGCTGGCCTTCCTGGCTCCGGCCCTGGTCTTCGTCGTGATCTTCACCTATTACCCGCTGGTCCGGGGCAGCGAGATGGCCTTCAAGCAGTGGAACCTCTACGACCTGCGCAACACGCCGTTCGTCGGGCTGGCCAACTTCAAGACCCTGCTGGCCAACCCGACCTTCTACACGGTGCTCCTGCACTCGGTCGTCTGGGTGGTGGGCTCGATCGTGCCGCAGCTGCTGATCGGCTTCGGTCTCGCGCTCCTGCTGCGTCGCCACTTCCGGTTCCGGGGGATCTACCAGGCGCTGGTGTTCTTCCCGTGGGCGGTGTCGGGCTTCCTGATCGGGATCCTGTTCCGCTGGATGTTCAACGGCGAGTTCGGGGTGTTCAACGACCTGCTCCGCAAGGCCGGGCTGATCGACACCAACATCGCCTGGCTGGCGGACCCGACGTTGGCCATGTTCTCGGTCATCGTGGCCAACGTCTGGTACGGCGTGACCTTCTTCACGATCATGATCTTGGCCGCCCTGCAGTCCGTCCCCGACGAGACCCTCGAGGCGGCTGCCCTGGACGGGGCGAACAAGGTGCAGACGTTGTTCCACATCATGATCCCGTTCATCCGGACGACGCTGCTGCTGACGGTGCTGCTGCGCGTGATCTGGGTGTTCAACTTCCCGGAGATCATCTACGGGATGACCGGCGGCGGACCGGCCGAGCAGACCCACATCGTGACGAGCTGGATGATCAACTTCACCCAGGCCGGTGACTACGGGCTGGCGTCCGCTCTCGGTCTGATCGTGGTCGCGGTGCTCGTCCTGTTCACCACGTTCTACCTGCTGGCGCTGCGGGATCGAGACGCCTGA
- a CDS encoding carbohydrate ABC transporter permease: protein MIDKTTVPGRVVRVALLALWMVITLFPLYWIVVTSFKEPGAIAAFPLRYLPHPWSLENYASLFSKSDFGVYLSNSLLVSLSAAAVGTLISLLSAYVLARFEFRGKGPLLLAFLVTQMIPAFIALGPLYLLMVNLQLVDRKGGLVLLYIAMCIPFCTIMLRGFFENVPDALEEAAMVDGCSRLTALFRVIVPVMTPGIMAAFIFNFVNCWNELFLSVTLMNSDSNKTIPTALNGFISSFNIEWGPMAAASVLTIVPTMVMFALASRWIVQGLTSGAVKG, encoded by the coding sequence ATGATCGACAAGACCACCGTTCCCGGCCGCGTCGTCCGGGTGGCCCTGCTGGCGCTGTGGATGGTCATCACCCTGTTCCCGCTGTACTGGATCGTGGTGACGTCGTTCAAGGAGCCCGGGGCGATCGCGGCCTTCCCGCTCCGCTACCTGCCGCACCCGTGGTCGCTGGAGAACTACGCCAGCCTGTTCAGCAAGTCCGACTTCGGGGTCTACCTGAGCAACAGCCTGCTGGTCTCGCTCTCCGCGGCCGCGGTCGGCACGCTGATCTCGCTGCTGTCGGCGTACGTGCTGGCACGCTTCGAGTTCCGGGGCAAGGGGCCCCTGCTGCTGGCGTTCCTGGTCACCCAGATGATCCCGGCCTTCATCGCCCTCGGCCCGCTCTACCTGCTGATGGTCAACCTGCAGCTGGTGGACCGCAAGGGCGGGCTGGTGCTGCTCTACATCGCCATGTGCATCCCGTTCTGCACGATCATGCTGCGCGGCTTCTTCGAGAACGTGCCGGACGCCCTGGAGGAGGCGGCGATGGTCGACGGGTGCTCGCGGCTGACCGCGCTGTTCCGGGTGATCGTGCCGGTGATGACGCCCGGGATCATGGCCGCGTTCATCTTCAACTTCGTCAACTGCTGGAACGAGCTGTTCCTGTCGGTGACCCTGATGAACTCCGACAGCAACAAGACCATTCCGACGGCGCTCAACGGGTTCATCTCGAGCTTCAACATCGAGTGGGGCCCGATGGCGGCCGCCAGCGTGCTGACGATCGTGCCCACCATGGTGATGTTCGCGCTGGCCAGCCGCTGGATCGTCCAGGGCCTGACGTCCGGCGCGGTCAAGGGCTGA
- a CDS encoding LON peptidase substrate-binding domain-containing protein has product MAMFPLGSVLLPAMPLQLRVFEERYLLMLSGLVAAEDTRFGVVLIERGWEVGGGDHRFGVGTVAEILQVAAEDGMVGVAAQGAGRFEIVEWLDDAPHPRAEVRTLPDLVWDDGLEPLREETEQLVRRTLAEASEFAETGWSPDVELADDPMDRCWQLAGIAPLGDLDRLTLLRATSAEELLNKTAELTHDARVPFSTPWPEDEG; this is encoded by the coding sequence ATGGCGATGTTCCCGCTCGGGTCGGTGCTGCTCCCGGCGATGCCGCTACAGCTCCGGGTCTTCGAGGAGCGCTACCTGCTGATGCTCTCGGGCCTGGTGGCGGCCGAGGACACGCGCTTCGGCGTCGTGCTGATCGAGCGCGGCTGGGAGGTCGGCGGCGGCGACCACCGCTTCGGCGTGGGAACGGTCGCGGAGATCCTGCAGGTCGCGGCGGAGGACGGCATGGTCGGCGTCGCCGCCCAGGGCGCCGGCCGCTTCGAGATCGTCGAGTGGCTGGACGACGCCCCGCACCCGCGGGCCGAGGTCAGGACGCTGCCCGACCTCGTCTGGGACGACGGCCTCGAGCCGCTGCGCGAGGAGACCGAGCAGCTCGTCCGCCGCACGCTGGCCGAGGCGTCCGAGTTCGCGGAGACGGGCTGGTCGCCCGACGTCGAGCTGGCCGACGACCCGATGGACCGGTGCTGGCAGCTCGCCGGCATCGCCCCGCTCGGGGACCTCGACCGCCTGACCCTGCTGCGGGCCACGTCCGCGGAGGAGCTGCTGAACAAGACGGCCGAGCTCACCCACGACGCCCGCGTCCCGTTCTCGACGCCGTGGCCCGAGGACGAGGGCTAG
- a CDS encoding Gfo/Idh/MocA family protein, which translates to MKIGVIGTGQFAGSFIHLWQLHPDVEAVYVTDLVPERAAEHVTRYGLAGSFGSVEELLASECDTVAVFTQRWTHAELVLQALDAGKNVYSAVPMALAVDEIAAIVRKVEETGLIYMMGETSYYNPAVVWARAQRAKGAFGRVFYAEGDYVHDMDNGFYAAYQFSGGDAWKSTASYPPMLYPTHAVGGVLGVLPTHATSVSCLGIPDDRGDGVFDADVSLWGNEFSNMTALFQLADGGTMRTNEFRRVGHPARVHESRFRFYGTDGVMEQTSTGASWSTRDEIDDIGELFRTYTHKGVVTDPTVLEGIDPALRHSFESGMAKVHDRTRLPVEFEGAPNGHEGSHHFLADDFVRAVTTKTQPPVNAWRAARFTLPGIVAWDSANKDGERLDVPDFGDGPADPGWG; encoded by the coding sequence TTGAAGATCGGTGTCATCGGCACGGGACAGTTCGCCGGCAGCTTCATCCACCTCTGGCAGCTGCACCCCGACGTGGAGGCGGTCTACGTGACCGACCTGGTCCCCGAGCGTGCGGCGGAGCACGTCACCCGGTACGGGCTGGCCGGCTCGTTCGGCAGCGTCGAGGAGCTGCTGGCCTCCGAGTGCGACACGGTCGCCGTCTTCACGCAGCGCTGGACCCACGCCGAGCTCGTGCTGCAGGCGCTGGACGCCGGCAAGAACGTCTACTCCGCCGTGCCCATGGCGCTGGCCGTCGACGAGATCGCCGCCATCGTCCGCAAGGTCGAGGAGACCGGCCTGATCTACATGATGGGCGAGACGAGCTACTACAACCCCGCCGTCGTCTGGGCCCGGGCCCAGCGGGCGAAGGGCGCGTTCGGGCGGGTCTTCTACGCCGAGGGCGACTACGTGCACGACATGGACAACGGCTTCTACGCCGCCTACCAGTTCAGCGGGGGCGACGCCTGGAAGTCGACGGCGTCGTACCCGCCCATGCTCTACCCGACCCACGCGGTGGGCGGCGTCCTCGGCGTCCTGCCGACCCACGCCACGTCGGTGTCCTGCCTGGGCATCCCCGACGACCGCGGCGACGGGGTCTTCGACGCCGACGTGTCGCTGTGGGGCAACGAGTTCTCGAACATGACCGCGCTCTTCCAGCTCGCCGACGGCGGCACGATGCGGACCAACGAGTTCCGCCGCGTGGGCCACCCGGCGCGCGTCCACGAGTCACGGTTCCGCTTCTACGGCACCGACGGCGTCATGGAGCAGACCTCGACCGGCGCCTCCTGGAGCACCCGCGACGAGATCGACGACATCGGCGAGCTGTTCCGGACCTACACGCACAAGGGCGTGGTCACCGACCCGACGGTGCTCGAGGGCATCGACCCGGCGCTGCGGCACAGCTTCGAGTCCGGGATGGCGAAGGTGCACGACCGCACCCGCCTCCCGGTCGAGTTCGAGGGCGCGCCCAACGGGCACGAGGGCAGCCACCACTTCCTGGCCGACGACTTCGTCCGCGCGGTCACCACGAAGACGCAGCCCCCGGTGAACGCCTGGCGCGCGGCGCGGTTCACGCTGCCGGGCATCGTGGCCTGGGACTCGGCGAACAAGGACGGCGAGCGCCTCGACGTCCCCGACTTCGGCGACGGCCCGGCCGACCCCGGCTGGGGCTGA
- a CDS encoding GNAT family N-acetyltransferase: protein MPDAANHLDVVSATPDDLTPDVVDAAANLLQDLVRDGAALGWVDPPSTAEVADLLRAVAADAPDGDAALVLARVGDALAGLGWWRRYARPTHRPHADLEKLAVSPAHQGLRVGRALVTALVEAARDAGVEVLTLDLRGDNLRAERLYASVGFTRHGLLERFVAVQDKRYDKVLMSLDLRA, encoded by the coding sequence GTGCCGGACGCCGCGAACCACCTCGACGTCGTCAGCGCGACGCCGGACGACCTCACGCCCGACGTCGTCGACGCCGCGGCCAACCTGCTCCAGGACCTCGTGCGCGACGGAGCGGCCCTCGGCTGGGTCGACCCGCCGAGCACCGCCGAGGTCGCCGACCTGCTCCGGGCCGTGGCCGCGGACGCCCCGGACGGCGACGCCGCCCTCGTCCTGGCCCGGGTCGGGGACGCATTGGCCGGGCTGGGCTGGTGGCGCCGGTACGCCCGCCCCACGCACCGCCCGCACGCGGACCTGGAGAAGCTGGCGGTCAGCCCGGCGCACCAGGGACTCAGGGTCGGCCGAGCCCTCGTGACCGCGCTCGTCGAGGCCGCCCGCGACGCCGGTGTGGAGGTGCTCACCCTCGATCTCCGCGGCGACAACCTCCGGGCCGAGCGCCTGTACGCCTCGGTCGGCTTCACGCGCCACGGGCTCCTGGAACGCTTCGTCGCGGTGCAGGACAAGCGTTACGACAAGGTCCTCATGTCCCTCGACCTGCGCGCCTGA
- a CDS encoding alkaline phosphatase family protein: MQVVRRRRSRTAPPLRLFQRRTARVAVIGLATLAVAGTGAAQASTTGFGSNQVGSTSAAGLQISSDQVTKPVGQRLLTKYGKFMGSAVSPDGRFLAASSADSGVVLQVFDLAAQRPVWLVGSQPGVNTKLDDRSVGQEGPSFSPDGKFLWLPQTNGLTRFAVAVDGSLSAPNTITLPVKPITPIPTNDPTSPLTELSALPGKVTFSPDGATVYVPVNGQNTVVALDAVTGVVKQTWNVGIAPRAVVLVGSKLYVSNEGGRQAVAGDTTIESYGTKVPADAVKGTSTSGTVSVIDLAAAGSPVGAIRVGLHPTAMYAAGTALFVTNTFNDTVSVIDTGLGKVVQTIATRPWESSSVGYQPNAVTLTPDGHLLVTLARANAVAVYRYSGKPQEPVSYVGLLPTDYYPADIATAGGQVVVTNTRGVDARGPEQAVNKGFGTVSATDHNTHSTTGSLTRFTLPDDQTIARSTDTVFTQNGWTGSDVAKASGSTAAPVAVPKHIGDPSKIKHVFLLVKENRTYDQIYGDDTRGNGDPTLAQFGEKVTPNQHKLAKQFGLYDNFYDVGTNSAEGHNWVMQGDNPEYTESSAGEYIRSYDTESDVLGHQRSGFLWTAAQAAGASVRNYGEFMAYENKPATATWQQYYCAATNVGAGGDPAQLTDPAIKVNDQSPIPSLNAVADHDYPQFDTAIPDIYRSQVWYQDFKKNGPADLNMFWLSSDHTGGTADPRAQVADGDLAVGQMVAAISHSRYWKDSAIFVVEDDSQDGVDHVDGHRSPVQVISPYAQHGKVDSTYYSQITMVRTIEQILGAQPLNQKVAAATPMYGAFTDKPDLTPYTPVLNRVPLTEGVVTKPSCGPDTLGKKGTALKKLNAEQQKATVVPNEQQSVAKAWEDWGNQQHFTGNGAIPDYAHPAQLNRYTWYQTHGWNKPYPGDAKIFAPDDVPGAAIPGVDGDR; the protein is encoded by the coding sequence ATGCAGGTCGTACGCCGACGCCGGTCTCGCACCGCACCCCCACTGAGGCTCTTCCAGCGGCGAACGGCCCGGGTCGCCGTCATCGGCCTGGCCACGCTCGCCGTCGCCGGGACCGGGGCGGCCCAGGCCAGCACGACAGGCTTCGGCAGCAACCAGGTGGGCAGCACCTCCGCAGCCGGGCTGCAGATCTCGTCGGACCAGGTGACCAAGCCGGTCGGCCAGCGGCTGCTGACCAAGTACGGCAAGTTCATGGGCTCGGCCGTCAGCCCGGACGGACGGTTCCTCGCTGCGTCGAGCGCCGACAGCGGCGTCGTCCTGCAGGTCTTCGACCTGGCGGCCCAGCGACCGGTCTGGCTGGTCGGCAGTCAGCCCGGCGTGAACACCAAGCTCGACGACCGCAGCGTCGGGCAGGAGGGGCCGTCGTTCTCCCCGGACGGCAAGTTCCTCTGGCTGCCGCAGACCAACGGCCTGACCCGCTTCGCCGTGGCCGTCGACGGCTCCCTCAGCGCCCCGAACACGATCACGCTGCCGGTCAAGCCGATCACGCCCATCCCCACGAACGACCCGACCAGCCCGCTCACGGAGCTCTCGGCCCTCCCCGGGAAGGTCACGTTCTCCCCGGACGGCGCCACCGTCTACGTCCCGGTCAACGGCCAGAACACCGTCGTCGCGCTCGACGCGGTCACCGGAGTGGTCAAGCAGACCTGGAACGTCGGCATCGCTCCGCGCGCGGTCGTCCTGGTCGGCAGCAAGCTCTACGTCAGCAACGAGGGCGGCCGCCAGGCCGTCGCCGGCGACACGACCATCGAGTCGTACGGCACGAAGGTCCCGGCGGACGCCGTCAAGGGCACGTCGACCTCCGGGACGGTCAGCGTCATCGACCTTGCTGCGGCGGGCTCGCCGGTGGGCGCGATCCGCGTCGGCCTGCACCCGACGGCGATGTACGCCGCCGGCACCGCGCTGTTCGTCACGAACACCTTCAACGACACGGTCTCGGTCATCGACACCGGGCTGGGCAAGGTCGTGCAGACCATCGCGACGCGGCCCTGGGAGTCGTCCTCGGTCGGCTACCAGCCCAACGCCGTCACGCTCACCCCCGACGGCCACCTGCTCGTCACGCTGGCCCGGGCCAATGCGGTCGCTGTCTACCGCTACAGCGGCAAGCCCCAGGAGCCGGTCAGCTACGTCGGGCTCCTCCCGACCGACTACTACCCGGCCGACATCGCGACGGCCGGTGGGCAGGTCGTCGTCACGAACACCCGCGGCGTCGACGCGCGGGGCCCGGAGCAGGCCGTCAACAAGGGCTTCGGCACCGTGTCGGCCACCGACCACAACACCCACAGCACGACCGGGTCGCTGACCCGGTTCACCCTGCCGGACGACCAGACGATCGCCAGGAGCACCGACACCGTCTTCACGCAGAACGGGTGGACCGGCTCGGACGTCGCGAAGGCGAGCGGCTCGACCGCGGCCCCCGTCGCCGTGCCCAAGCACATCGGCGACCCGTCGAAGATCAAGCACGTCTTCCTGCTGGTGAAGGAGAACCGAACCTACGACCAGATCTACGGAGACGACACGCGCGGCAACGGCGACCCGACGCTGGCGCAGTTCGGGGAGAAGGTCACGCCCAACCAGCACAAGCTGGCGAAGCAGTTCGGGCTGTACGACAACTTCTACGACGTCGGCACCAACTCGGCCGAGGGCCACAACTGGGTGATGCAGGGCGACAACCCCGAGTACACGGAGTCGAGCGCGGGGGAGTACATCCGCAGCTACGACACCGAGAGCGACGTCCTCGGCCACCAGCGCTCCGGGTTCCTGTGGACCGCGGCTCAGGCCGCGGGCGCGAGCGTGCGCAACTACGGCGAGTTCATGGCCTACGAGAACAAGCCGGCCACCGCGACCTGGCAGCAGTACTACTGCGCGGCGACGAACGTCGGCGCCGGCGGCGACCCCGCGCAGCTCACCGACCCGGCGATCAAGGTGAACGACCAGTCGCCGATCCCGTCGCTGAACGCAGTCGCGGACCACGACTACCCGCAGTTCGACACGGCCATCCCGGACATCTACCGCTCGCAGGTCTGGTACCAGGACTTCAAGAAGAACGGTCCGGCCGACCTCAACATGTTCTGGCTCTCCAGCGACCACACCGGGGGGACGGCCGACCCGCGGGCCCAGGTGGCCGACGGGGACCTCGCGGTCGGCCAGATGGTCGCCGCGATCTCGCACAGCCGGTACTGGAAGGACTCGGCGATCTTCGTCGTGGAGGACGACAGCCAGGACGGCGTCGACCACGTCGACGGTCACCGGTCGCCGGTCCAGGTGATCAGCCCGTACGCGCAGCACGGCAAGGTGGACTCCACCTACTACTCCCAGATCACGATGGTGCGCACCATCGAGCAGATCCTCGGGGCCCAGCCGCTCAACCAGAAGGTCGCCGCGGCCACCCCGATGTACGGGGCGTTCACGGACAAGCCGGACCTCACGCCGTACACCCCGGTGCTCAACCGGGTCCCGCTGACCGAGGGCGTCGTGACGAAGCCGAGCTGCGGCCCGGACACGCTCGGCAAGAAGGGCACCGCGCTGAAGAAGCTGAACGCGGAGCAGCAGAAGGCCACGGTCGTCCCCAACGAGCAGCAGTCCGTCGCCAAGGCGTGGGAGGACTGGGGCAACCAGCAGCACTTCACCGGCAACGGGGCCATCCCGGACTACGCGCACCCCGCCCAGCTGAACCGCTACACCTGGTACCAGACGCACGGGTGGAACAAGCCCTACCCGGGTGACGCCAAGATCTTCGCGCCCGACGACGTGCCGGGTGCGGCGATCCCGGGGGTCGACGGCGACCGCTGA